In Sphaeramia orbicularis chromosome 3, fSphaOr1.1, whole genome shotgun sequence, a genomic segment contains:
- the LOC115411989 gene encoding regulator of G-protein signaling 9-binding protein: protein MGKEECKTMLDALNKVTACYRHLVIALGSTSDSQNLREELKRTRKKAQELAVANRTKLTSLLKDKTISKEDRAEYERLWVLFSSSMELLEVDMKRSLEIGQDFPLKVPTRHLIQTGMTGSTTTVAARAMSVQNMKYEADSNIDTADLRDLQSEITQVSHMMEEMEMKVQVAPWAVEAKQEAGAELKSNMSVGNSSVGVISICEEEPKEEDGGGNRDAGFASICAVLVFFVIVIVALVLGYLVINMS, encoded by the coding sequence atGGGGAAAGAGGAGTGCAAAACAATGCTGGACGCTTTGAATAAAGTCACCGCCTGCTACAGACACTTGGTCATCGCATTGGGAAGCACCTCGGACTCTCAGAACCTCCGAGAGGAACTGAAGAGGACCCGCAAAAAGGCCCAGGAGCTGGCCGTGGCCAACAGGACTAAACTGACTTCCCTGCTCAAAGACAAGACCATCAGTAAAGAGGATCGGGCCGAGTACGAGCGCCTATGGGTTCTGTTCTCCAGCAGCATGGAGCTCCTGGAGGTGGACATGAAGCGGTCTCTGGAGATCGGGCAGGATTTCCCCCTCAAGGTGCCAACCAGACACCTCATCCAAACCGGGATGACCGGCAGCACCACCACCGTGGCGGCCCGGGCCATGAGCGTGCAGAACATGAAGTACGAGGCGGACAGCAACATCGACACGGCGGATCTCCGGGATCTGCAGTCCGAGATCACCCAGGTGAGCCACATGATGGAGGAGATGGAGATGAAGGTGCAGGTGGCGCCGTGGGCCGTCGAAGCCAAACAGGAGGCGGGCGCGGAGCTCAAGTCCAACATGAGCGTGGGAAATTCCTCAGTGGGTGTCATCTCCATCTGCGAAGAGGAGCCCAAGGAGGAGGACGGCGGAGGCAACCGGGACGCAGGGTTCGCGTCGATCTGCGCTGTGCTTGTGTTCTTTGTCATCGTTATAGTGGCTTTGGTTCTAGGCTATTTGGTGATCAATATGTCCTGA